The sequence TGAAAACGGTCGGTGATACCCTCATCGACCGTTTTGATGATGCAACGGAAGATGTAGTGCAGGAAGTATATTTTCGTGTGTTTAAATCATTAGAGAAGGGTGGGTTTGATGGAAGGTCAAAAATTTCTACTTGGATTTATACCATCGCTCGAAACGAAGCCCTTCGTATGAATGAAAAACGGTTGCGAGAGGAAGAGAAAGCAAAACGATACTTAGTGAAGAATAAAGTCCAATTATCGGGTGTGAGAGAAGAAGCTTCTTTCGAAAAAGAAGAATGGGTTGAGTCCATGCTTCTGCAAATCCCCGAAATCTATCGGCAAACCTTACGTCTTTATTTGGCTGGTAACACGATGGATGAAATTGCTAAAGAACTTGAGGTTCAGCAAGGAACAGTTAAATCGCGATTGTTCCGAACCAAAGAATGGATACGAAAACATATACCAGGAGGAAGAAATGAATTCCAAGAATCCTAAAAAATGGGAACAACTTTTAAATGATTCTGATTTCGAATTGCGTCTTGTTCGGAAAACCAAATCCAGAATCCAAACAGAAAGGACAAAGCGGAAAGTCTATGTCACCTTAGTTGCTTCGACTCTACTCTTTTCCCTAATTTTTTTCAATGAGTTCATCCTTGAACCCAATGAACTATCAACTAATGTCCATTACCTGGTGGATGAACTGAGTTCAGAATCAATTGTTAGTTTGAGTATGGATTGACATTTATCAATGAGAAAAGCAAGGAACTTGTGCAGGAGGTTTTTGTAAAAAGAGTGTGATTTTATTTTCCTTTGCGTCATAATAAAGTAAGGGAAGTGAAAAATATGAACGCCTGCATCCTATACCTCAACAAAAAACGAATTGAGATGATTAAGTTTGAATCAGATCAAATGCGATCTAGAACTTGGGAAAAATCGAAAGAAACGGATGTCTGGGATTTTGAAGACATCACCAATACTTTACAATCACCTAACGAAGTGATTTTGGTGGGTGAGTCTGAATTGAACACACAATATCGACGTTGGTTAGTCAATCATGACAGAAATTTAGCCAAAAAACTCATAGCCGTGATCGGGAATAACAGTGAAAATAATATCAATCAAGACCTAGTCAGCCATTTTAAAGAAAAATACTTTCGAGGAAGAGGGTTTTAAGTTTCAAAATAACTCTGGTTTTATATGAATCAAACACCTGTTTGATGGAAAAACAGACATGAAAAGAGAGTTATAAAAGATGGTCGCAGGATTCTCCGTGGGTATGGAAAAAAAGACGGTAGAGTAAAAAACTGAGAGAAGTTAAAATCACAATTGTTCCAAAGGCGGGGATCCATTTTGTTGGGATTTTGTCTCTCCATTTCCTCACAATCCATCCAAGCCCCGTGAGTGCAGGAACAGTTCCTAAATAAAAGAAAAACATCACAAGTCCACCGTTTAACAAGGTACCAGTGGCGAAGGAAGCCGCATATGCTGGATACAATACCCCGCAAGGGAGTAGGGCACTCACCATCCCAATTCCAAACCCAAGACCATTTTTACTAAAACGAGAACGGATCTTTTCTAAAAATTTACGAATCCCTTGTGGTAAAGAACCAAAGGAGGAAGTTGATTTTGTAGAATAAATGCGGATGGCAAAGACAACTAAAAATAAAAACGTAAGAACACCAGCCACACCTTGAACGGCACTTAATTCTCCTAATGCATTGGCACCTTTACCAAGAAACCCCAACACCATACCGAGAAAGGTATAGGATATGAGTCTTCCTAAGTGATAGAGATAAATGGGGATCTGTTTTCCTTTTTCTGTTTGTAATAGTGAGACAAAGGGGCCACACATGACAAGACAATGAAAGCTACTAACAAATCCATACAAGATGATGGAACCAAAAAAGCTAAGATTTGCTAGTTGGTCCATCAGGTGAATTTGATTTAGATTGGTTCTCTTGGGGGTATTCTTCCTCGAAGAACATTCTATATTTAGGTGATTCGATATCTTCAAACTGACCTTTTTTGAAGGCAGTGATAAAGATATAAAGAAAGAAGGCGGCAATACACATTGCCATAGGTATTGTTAAGTAGAGGGCTTCCATTGGGGGATCCTAAATCTAATGGAAAGAGAATTGAGAAGGACTGTCAAGCTAGAACAGGCCATAAACACGGCACAGATTACAGGCAACATGAGTCCAAACATCGCAAGGGGCAACATAATCGAATTATAACAAAAGGAAATGATGATGTTTTGTAAGATCACCTCTCTTGTTTTTTTAGCAGAGAGTAAGGAATGGACTAGGCCATTTAAATTTCCAGAAGTCAAAACCACGTCTGATTTTTCTAAAGAAAGATCTTCTGCTTCCGTATGAGAGATGGATACATTGGCCTGTGCCAAAGACAAACTATCGTTGATCCCATCTCCTACCATAATGACAACATTTCCTTCCTTTTGGGCACTGCTAACGAGATTGGATTTGTCTTCCGGAGAAAGATCAGAAACGTACTTTTCAATTCCGAGGGAGTCGGCAATAAACTTCACTGCTGCAAATCGATCTCCCGAAAGGATCGAAATATTGGGAACAAAATGTTTGAGAAGAGAAACAAAGGAACGGGCCCCTGGACGAATTTCATCGGCGAGTAAAAAACTTCCCAGATACATTCCATTCACAGCAAGTAAAATCATAGACCCTTCCCCTTCTGGTAAATTTTCCATCGGGATCTTCTCACTATCGAGTAGGGTTTTATTTCCGATGAGAACCAAAAGTTTATTAGAATTCACTTCTAACTCGGCTTTGACTCCTCTTCCTGGAATATTTTCTAAATTGGATAATATAATGGACTCGGCCCGTTTGGTAACAGAACTAAATGGTTGCAAATACTTCACAAGAGATTTTGCTAAAGGATGATTGACTTCTTTTTCAATTCGATAAACAAGCGGTAGGTGGTCATCTTTGACTGAAACTTGTCTCACTAAAAATTTTCCTTCCGTGAGTGTACCCGTTTTATCTAAAAAGATGGTATTTGCTTTTGCGAGGGCTTCTACAACCGAAGGGTTTTTTAAGAGTACACCTTTGTCTGCATTGAGGATATGGTTGGTGACAAGAGCTGTTGGAACAGATATCCCAAGTGCACAAGGGCAAGCTACAATGAGAACAGAAATAGTTGTGACAAGGCTTTGTTCTAAATTCCCGCCGGATACATAATACCAGGCAAAAAAACAAAGAAAGGCCAATGCAAAAACCACTGAGATAAAGTAAGATGCAATTCGTTCAGTAAGGATTTGTAATTTTGGTTTGAGGTGTAAGGCTTCCTCTAGTCTTAGTTTAAGAGAAGAAAGTGTTGATGCATGGTAGTCGGAACCAGCAACAATGAGAGCTGGATTGTCCATCGCAAGGGAACCTGCAAGAATCGTATCTCCTTTCTTTTTTCGAATGGGTAAAGATTCTCCCGTTAGAAACGATTCATCCACATAGGTATGTTCGGATAGAAGAATGGCATCCACTGGAATTCGTTTTCCTGGTGCGACACGAATGGTATCGCCAATTTTAATTTCCGAACTGGGGATGGTTTCTTCGCCAGCTTCGGTCACTCGCACTGATGTTTCGGGCAGTTTACAAAGGATGGACTCCAATTTGTCAGAAGCAAAAACTCTCGCCTTTTCTTCGAAGTACTTCCCAATCAAAATAAAGAAGTAAATCATTGCGACTGAATCAAAATAAACTTCTCCCACATCAGTGAGCGTTACATAAACGGAATAGAAGTATGCCATAGAGATGCCTAAAAACAATAGGAAATCCATTGAAAGGGTTCTTCGTTTGATGCTTGTTAGGAACCCAGACATAAAAGGGTATCCCGAATAGAGATAAGCGGGAGTGGCAAACACCCAGGATGCATAATGGAAGAGGCGTTTGATGTCCAAATCGATCCCAGTGAAATAACCGGAATATAAAGCCACACTTAGGATCATGATATTTCCAAAACAAAATCCAGCCACACCAATGCGCAGGAGTAAGGTCTTTAGTTGTTTTGTTTTTTCTACAATGCCTTCTGTGGGCGAAAAAAGAACTGGTTTATAACCGATGGCTCGGATCAGAGATAAAATGCGAGAGATTTTGATTTTGGAACGATCAAACCGGACCCGAGCTCTCCCGGATGCAAAATTAATTTGAGCGGAGATAATTCCTTCTTCTTCGTTTAAAACTTTTTCATTGATCCAAACACAAGCGGAACAATGAATGTTTGTGATTTGGATGGAAACTTCAGAAAAATCTCCTGACTTACGAACAAACTTTTCATATACGAGTTCGTTCTCTATGTCAGCATCCGAGTCCTCGATCCTAACTGGATCAAGTTTTGTATTTCCTTTTAAATTGTAATAATAACTTCCACCAAGAGAGTTGATGATGGAATAAACCGTTTCACATCCTTCGCAACAAAAAACCTTCGTATCATTTCCAACCTTTGCTTCGATCCGGACCAGTCGGATCTGATTTCCGCAGTGGTCACATTCTGTTTTTGTTACGTCGGAAATGGTTTCGTTCATTTAACAGAAATTTTTCCTTCTCTTTCAAAGGACTTGCCACCTATATCAGCAACAAGTCGTAAATTCCAAGTTCCTTTGTCTAGGAGTGGGATTTTCCCAACAAATCCATTGGCTGTTGATTTTAGTTGGAATTGTGCTGTATTTTTAGTAGTGGCATTTCTTTCCAAAAAAACTGTCATCGATTTTGCGCTTTGATTTGTGAGTGTTCCGTTTTTTTCCAATTGGACCGAAATTTCTGATTCACCCATTGGGAGGAGGGTTTGGCTGTCCCAATTGGTTTTGATCAGGTAACCTTGTTTCAAAAGTTCTTTTTGGTTCTCTATGGCTTTTTCATAGTTCAAGCCAATTTCGTAATAGTTTTTATCCATTACAGGTTCAAAGTTTTTGTAGGTCAAACGAATGGTATAAAAAGTAGCGGCCACAAGCGCTGTAAAACTAAACAGAACCACATACATTGCGTTTCGTAAACTGGGGTGTAATTCTTTAAACATCATTACCTCCTTGGTAATGTTAAGGAGAGTTTTTTCTCCAATCGTTCGTCTGGATCCTCTGCATTTTTTAATACAATGGATCCTGGTAAGTAACCTTCATTTAATTCTTGTTCTGTGAGAGATTGTGTCTCTAAAACCACAGAAATACTTTTGATTTCGCCTGATCCTAATTTGAATCTGTTGTTTTCTTCGCCGGAACGAATTAGGATTTCTTTTCCATGTCTTGTGTCAGATGCCGAAAGTTGGAATTCTTTTTCAATCGGCGCAATGTTTTGAATGCGTAGAGCAACAAAGGCTCTAATTTTATTGTCTGGAATTAAGATAGGTGGCATCGATTTGTTTGATGCTGCAATCATCGACATAGGAGTTCTTGTGACAAGTTGGATGATGGCCCCAGTGATCACAACTGTGAGTAAAATGGCATAAATCACAGTTCTTGGTCTGATCCATTTGATTTTTGCCCCTGTTTCAATTTGTTTGAGTGAGAAATATCCAATTAGAGTTTTTTTGTTTTCTCTTGCCATGATGGAAGTGCAGGCATCCACACATTTTCCGCAGGCCACACAACCCACTTGCAAACCATCGCGGATATCGATTCCAGTAGGGCAGACCACAACACACATATTGCAGGCCACACAATCCCCAATTTTGGTTTTCCCATCGCGACGAGGTTCTCCTCGTTTGAAATCATAAGTTACGTTCCAAGAATGTTCATCCATAAGGAGAGTTTGGAACCTAGCATAAGGACAAGCATATCGACAGAACTGCTCGCGAATGAATCCGATATCGATAAACATCGCTGCCGTAAAAAATAATGTAAAATAAAAGTACGTTTGGTTTATAAAAGAGAGATTAACAAAGTCAGCCAACATTACATAAGGACTAACAAAGTAAGCAATCCAATGAAAAGAAGCGATAAAAGAAACAACAATCCAGAGAAAATAAACTGTGTATTTACCTACGATGGAAGCATCCTTTTTCCCATATTTAGAATCTAAAACAAACCGACCAATTCGATCGAAAAGATCGGTGTAGATTGTTTGAGGACACCCCCATCCGCACCAAACACGGCCAATGACGGAGGTGAAAAAGAAAAGAGAAAGTCCCATCGTGAGAAGGAAAAACCATAAGATCAGTCCTTCTTGTGGGATAAAAAGACCACCAAACAAGTGAAACACCCTATGCGGGATATCCAATCGAATGAGAGGGCTACCTTCTGGTAACACCACCCAAGGTGCGATTAAAAATAAACCTACGAGAAAACTCATGACAAAGTTTCTTCGTGTCCTTACCTTTCCTGTCTGTGGTCTTGAAATAATCATCTTTACTTAGCCTTTACCAAACTACTGTTTTTAGTTGCAAGCCATGCCATGACAGCATAAACTTTTTCAGCACCTAAACCTTCCCAAGCAGGCATTCCCCCTCGGTTGAGTTTTTGTCTTTCTGGTCCAATTCCTTTCATGATATTGTTAAACACTTCTTTATCAGTGTTTCCATGAATCCAATCTTTGTCCACGAGACTTGGTCCTACAGCACCTTCTGCAGTTGGGCCGTGGCAAGCAGAACAAATTTGTTTGTATGTTCCTTCGCCTTCTTTAATCGCCACTGCGTCATCACGGTAAGGGTTTGATCCATCTTCTGTGTTCACAACAACTGCTTGTTTTGCAGGAAATTGCGCTTCGTGTTCCGCAACTTCTTTTTCAAATGCAACTTCTTGTGGCCATTCAGAATACCAGTGAAAGTATACAACGTATCCAATGGATACGATGATACTGATTAACCAGACTAATTTCCACCAAGTGGGCATGGGATTGTCGGCTTGGAAGATTCCGTCTACTTCTTTTGGTTCTTTCATTCGTATTAATCCTCCTCAAGCATTCTATACTTGGGTTTCTCCATTTCGTCTTTCGTACGTTTTTTATAAACGTAGTAGGTGATGTAAGAGATTGCGATCACAAGGATCGGCAATCTCAAACTTTTATAAACGAGTAGAATATCTGCATCGTTCATGGTTTTATTTCATACCTTTTTGTAACTCGGCTGAATCCTTCCCTAGTTTTTGTAGGTAGGCAACAAGTGCTTGTCCTTCGGTTTTGTCCTTTAGAAGAGATGGTGCGTTAGCAAAATCTTCTTCAGTGTAAGGAACTCCGATGGATTTTAGAGCTTTCATGTTGGATACTACTTGTTCTACATCAACCTTATGAGATTCTTCGAATAACCAAGGGTAAGCTGGCATAATCGAGTTAGGTACACCACCTACAGTTCTTGGGTTGATCAAATGGTTTTTATGCCACTCATCAGAACGAAGCATTTGTGATTCATGAGCTAAGTCCGGACCAGTTCTTTTGGATCCCCAAAGGAATGGATGGTCATAAACATACTCTCCACCTTTTGAATATCCAGTTCGTCCGTAAGCTTTTGTTGGATCAAAACGATCTACTTCCCATTTGAAAGGTCGAACCATTTGTGTATGGCATCCGATACAACCTTCTCTTTGGTAAGTGTCACGACCTGCTAGTTCCAATGCGGAATATGGTTTCACAGTTGAAATTGGAGTTACCGTTTTCGTAAGAAAAAACGGAGGGATGAGTTCGAAAAGTCCACCAATCACAACGGCAATCGTTGTATAAAGAGTAAACTTAACACCTTTTGTATCCCAATGGTCTGCAATTTCAGAAAACCAATCTAAGAATTTGTTAAATCCAAACATTATGATTTCACTCCTATACGTAAGTCTTGTTCTACAAACCCACTGTCTTTGTTTTGAATGGTTTTGATAAAGTTATACACCATCAGTACAATTCCAGTTAGATAGAGTGTTCCTCCGATCGCCCGGAATAGTCTGAATGGTTTTAAGAACTCAACAATTTCTACCCAGTCTTTATAAACGAGTTCACCGTTTTCACCAACTGCTCGCCACATAGATCCTTCAGTAATACCAGATACCCACATGGAGATGATGTAGAGTAGGATACCGAGTGTTCCTAGCCAGAAGTGTGCGTTGGCAAGTTTTTCGCTATAAAGGTTAGCATTCCAAAGTCTTGGAACTAGGTAGTAGAGTGCTGCAGCTGACATAAATCCCACCCAACCGAGAGTTCCTGAGTGAACGTGACCGATGATCCAGTCAGTATTGTGTCCAAGAGCGGAAACTGCACGAATGGAAAGAAGTGGACCTTCAAATGTTGACATACCGTAGAAAGTAACGGCAGCTAACATCATTTTGAGGGTAGCATCTACTTTGATTTTGTCTTTTGCTTGGGTCAGTGTTAGGAATCCGTTTAACATACCACCCCAAGAAGGCATCCATAACATGATGGAAAAAACCATCCCTGTTGTTTGTAACCATTCTGGAATTGGAGAGTAAAGTAAATGGTGAGGACCTGCCCAAATATAGATAAAGATTAACGACCAAAAATGGATGATCGAAAGTCTATGTGAGTAAATGGGTTGTTTGATGTGTTTTGGGAGGTAGTAGTACATAAGACCCAAAAACGGAGTCGTAAGAACAAAGGCTACTGCGTTGTGTCCATACCACCATTGGATGTTGGCATCAAACACACCAGCGTATACCGAGTAGGATTTTAAAAGTCCTGCTGGGATGACAATGTTGTTTACGATAAAAAGAAGTGGAACTGTTACAAAGGAAGCAATGTAGAACCAAATTGCTACATACATTTGCTCTTCTTTTCTTTTGATTACCGTCATCAAATAGTTTGCAAAGAAAATTACATACCATACAACAATCAATAAGTCGATAGGCCATTCTAATTCGGCATATTCTTTTGATTGGCTGTATCCAAGTGGTAAAGTAATTGCTGCAAGGACAATTGTTAGGTTATACAGTGCCAGGTGTATTTTGGAAAGTGTGTCGTTCCACATTCTTGTTCGACACAATCTTTGCACCGTATGGTAGGCTGTGGCGAAGATAACACTCAACGCAAAACCAAAAATGGCTGCATTGGTATGTAGAGGTCGTAACCTTCCGAAGCTCGTCCAAGGTAATTCCAAATTCAGCTGTGGATATACAAGCTGGAAGGCAATAATGACACCAAATGTCATTGATGCAACGCCCCAGACTAACGCTGAAATGATAAACCCTTTTACGATAAAATCGTCATATTGAGTTTTTTCCGTAGCCAATGTTTCTCTCCTTAATCTTTATCAGTTCCATTTATATAGAGAACTAATTCCTTTGTCTATAAAGTGACGAAGAAAAGAAAGAAAAACAGAATGCGGTTCTTAGAATCCCCCCTTGATTTTTGTCAAGGGGAGCTTTGAGACTTAGACTGAATCTAATTGAGGAGGGGAAAAGTGTGCGGACTTTCTAACAGAGGTTAGAAAGTAAATTCATATCCTAATTGTGTACGATGTTCGATTCCACGATCTCCTGCAATGGCTGTCGGATGGTATCCAACGCGGTCCACAGATGAATACATGAAGAACTTTTCTTTTCTGGTGTCGTCTTGGCTAAGTCCAGAACCTGTGGGATGGAAGTAGTAGGCATCAAAGATATTCCAAAAATAAACAAGAACTGTCGCAATCCCAATGTATTGCATCTCTTGGTAGTGACGTTCGACGGATTCCCTTTGTCCTTTGAATGGACCCAGTTGGCTTACAACAACTGCTTCAGCAGGGGAGACAGTCGCTGCCGATTGAGGAGAAAAAGCTGCACGGATGAGACCATTTGTTGTATAAGGATTTTCTAAATTATTATAATCACGTTTGGCATTTAAATACATACGATGTTTCTCATATGTAAAAAAGAGTCCAACAGCAATGATGGAAGGATACACAATGGCTTGTACTTTTCTGCCTTGTTTCCATTGGCCCCAACCAGGAAGAACAGCAGATCTCCATGTGGCACCTGTCTTTGTTAGGTTTTTGCGATCGGCTTCTGCTAGTTTAGCTTCTTCTTCTTGTTTGCGTTTGGCTTCGGCTTCAGCCGATGCATTTTTTGCAGCTAATTCTTTTTCCTGTTTTGCTGCTTCTTCCTGTTCTTTTTTGAGTCTTGCAGCTTCTTCTTTTTCTTTTTTAATTCTTTCTTTTTCTTCTTCCGCTTTTCTGAGTTTATCTTCTTCCGCAGCCGTTAGGTGGTCTTTATAAACCACTTTGAGAATATCTGTTTTATTAAGAACAACTGTAGTTCCGTCTTCTTTTCGAATTTTTAGCTTGTATTGGTCTTGTTCAACAACCTTACCTTGGAGAGTTCCCCCTTTTTTGAGGAGGATATTCTCTGCGGATAGGTTACCGGCGAATAGTACCAAAAGTGTTGCGATTTTAATGAATTGTGTAATAGTCAGTTTCAAGGGTATCTCAAATGTTGGAATATTATATAACAATCTCTATAGTGTTACTTGCTACGTTTCAATTGATCTCTCCAATGATTTTCGCAATTTGTAAGTTAGGCAAGAATTTTTTTGTCAAAGACGCTTCGAAAGTCAGCCCACAATTGGAAATAAATTATCCATGTTACGATAAAGTATGTTCCAAATGTGGTTCTTAAGAAGTAGAGGTTTTTAACCCTCTACTTCTTGCATTAGGAAGTGGTGAACTTGGTCAGCACACTTCCTGCCTTCCGAAATGGCCCAAACAATGAGGGATTGCCCTCGTCTCACGTCCCCGCAAGCGTACACTTTTGGTACAGAAGTTGCAAATGATCCTGGTTTTGTTCCAAAATCAGCTTTTACATTCCCACGTCCGTCTAGTTCCAATCCTTCTTTCTGTAAATCAGCGAGTAATCCTTCTTTGACGGGGTTTATAAATCCCATCGCAAGGAAAACCAAATCGGCAGGCCATTCAAATTCGGTTCCAGGGACCGGGTTAAACTTTCCATTTTCTTCTTTTACTTCGGATCCGTAAATGGCGGTCAATTCCCCTTTTTCATTGGATTTAAAACCCATAGTAGAAACTGCCCATTTTCGGTTTACACCTTCCTCGTGTGAGGTGGAAGTACGGAACATTTTTGGATACAGAGGCCAAGGAGTAGAAGCATCTCTTTCTTTGGGAGGTTCAGGAAAAAGTTCGATTTGAGTGACAGATTTTGCCCCATGACGGTTAGAAGTCCCTACACAGTCTGATCCGGTATCTCCACCACCAATGACAATGACATGTTTGTCTTTGGCGTTGATGATTTCAATAGCATCACCTGCTACGTGTTTGTTGTTTTTGGACAAAAACTCCATAGCATAATGAACACCTTTGCTATTTCTTCCTTCTACTGGTAAATCTCTTGGAACTTCTGATCCGCAAGCAAGAACCACCGAATCAAATTCGGTTAATAGTTGTTTTGCTGTAATATCCACTCCCACATTCACATTGGTTTTGAAGGTAACACCTTCTGCTTCCATTTGTTTCATGCGGCGATCAATATGTCTTTTTTCCATTTTGAAATCTGGGATTCCGTAACGGAGTAGACCACCAATCCGATCATTTTTTTCAAAAATAGTGACTGTATGTCCTGCACGCGCTAACTGTTGTCCTGCGGCAAGTCCTGCTGGACCTGAACCGACAACGGCTACTTTTTTTCCAGATTTGGAGACAGGAGGTTGTGGGATGACCCATCCTTCTTCCCAAGCACGATCAATGATGGTTCTTTCAATCGATTTGATAGAAACAGGAGGTTCGATGATTCCTAAAGTACAAGCTGACTCACAAGGAGCAGGGCAGAGCCTTCCTGTGAATTCTGGAAAGTTATTGGTTTTAGAAAGGTTTTCCCAGGCTTCTTTCCAGCGACCTCGGTATACAAAGTCATTGAATTCAGGGATAAGGTTATCCACCGGACAACCTGTATCACCGTGGCAGAAAGGAATTCCGCAGTCCATACAACGAGCACCTTGGTCTTTGGCAACAGCTTCAGGAAAAGGTTTTTCAAACTCTTTGTAGTTTTTAACTCTTTCCTTCGGATCAATCTTCTGAAGGTATTCTTTTTTAAATTCTAAAAATCCTGTTGGTTTACCCACGAGCTGTTACCCCCTCTTTGTTCGTTTTTCCTGCGGCAGTTTCTTCTGCCATTTTTTCTAGAGCTTTTTTATAATCTCTTGGAATGACTTTGATCATTTGTTTTACAACAGTATCCCATTCTTTCAGCACTTCTTCGGCTCGTTTAGAACCTGTATATGCTTTATGATCTTCTACCATCTTTTTCACTTCCGCAATTTCACTTGCATCAGTTAACGGATCTAAGTCGACCATCTCTTTGTTGATGAGAGCTTCTTTGTTTTTCTTTGGATCCCAAAGGTAAGCAATCCCACCAGACATACCAGCAGCAAAGTTACGTCCGATGTCTCCAAGGATAATGACCCGGCCACCAGTCATGTATTCACAACCGTGGTCTCCGGTTCCTTCTACGATGACATGAGCACCAGAGTTACGAACACAGAATCTTTCTCCAGCAATCCCATTGACATAAGCGTTTCCGCTCGTTGCGCCAATGAAACAAGTGTTACCGATAACGATATTTTCTTCTGCTTTGTAAGGAGCATTTTTTGGAGTTTGGAAGATGAGTTTTCCACCACAAAGCCCTTTTCCTACATAGTCGTTTCCTTCACCCACCAGGCGAAGTGTCATTCCTTTGGTTACAAAAGCACCAAACGACTGTCCTGCGGTTCCTGTAAATTCGATATCGATTGTGTCTTCCGATAGTCCATCCACACCATATTTTTTAGTCACTTCGTGGCTAAGCATCGTTCCCACAGAACGGTTGAGGTTCACAATGGATGTTTGGATTTTCACAGGTTGTTTGTGATCAATCGCAGCAAGTGACTTACGAATCAGTTCGTTGTCAATTTGTTCATCCAAGTGATGGTTTTGTTCTTTGGCACGGTAAAGTCCAGTAGGGAATACAGGAGTTGGTCTATGGAGCACTTTACTAAAATCAAGACCACGAGCCTTCCAGTGGTGGTGAGGTCGTTTGAATTTGATTTTTTCTACTTGGCCAATCATTTCTTCAAATGTTCTAAATCCGAGTTTTGCCATAATCTCACGAACTTCTTCCGCAACAAAGGTCATGAAGTTCACAACATGTTCCGGTTTTCCGGTAAATTTACTTCGTAAAAATTCGTCTTGGGTCGCAACACCGACTGGGCATGTATTGAGATGGCATTTACGCATCATGATACAACCCACAGAAACCAGTGCGGAAGTGGAGAATCCAAATTCCTCGGCACCAAGTAAAGCTCCCACAACCACATCTTTTCCTGTGAGGAGTTTCCCATCTACAGCCAGATACACACGGTCACGAAGTCCGTTGGCAACGAGTGTTTGGTGGGTTTCGGAAAGTCCAAGTTCCCAAGGGGTTCCTGCATGGTGGATAGAAGAAATGGGACTTGCCCCAGTTCCTCCTTCATGTCCTGCGATCAGGATATGATCCGCATGTGCTTTGGCAACACCGGCGGCCACAGTTCCTACACCCGATTCGGAAACAAGTTTCACAGAAACTCGTGCTCTTGGATTCGAGTTTTTTAAATCAAAGATCAATTGTTTTAGATCTTCGATGGAATAAATATCGTGGT is a genomic window of Leptospira bourretii containing:
- a CDS encoding RNA polymerase sigma factor, producing MPEFDFETVVKETKFLVLKTVGDTLIDRFDDATEDVVQEVYFRVFKSLEKGGFDGRSKISTWIYTIARNEALRMNEKRLREEEKAKRYLVKNKVQLSGVREEASFEKEEWVESMLLQIPEIYRQTLRLYLAGNTMDEIAKELEVQQGTVKSRLFRTKEWIRKHIPGGRNEFQES
- a CDS encoding sulfite exporter TauE/SafE family protein — protein: MDQLANLSFFGSIILYGFVSSFHCLVMCGPFVSLLQTEKGKQIPIYLYHLGRLISYTFLGMVLGFLGKGANALGELSAVQGVAGVLTFLFLVVFAIRIYSTKSTSSFGSLPQGIRKFLEKIRSRFSKNGLGFGIGMVSALLPCGVLYPAYAASFATGTLLNGGLVMFFFYLGTVPALTGLGWIVRKWRDKIPTKWIPAFGTIVILTSLSFLLYRLFFHTHGESCDHLL
- a CDS encoding cbb3-type cytochrome oxidase assembly protein, with amino-acid sequence MEALYLTIPMAMCIAAFFLYIFITAFKKGQFEDIESPKYRMFFEEEYPQENQSKSNSPDGPTSKS
- a CDS encoding heavy metal translocating P-type ATPase, which codes for MNETISDVTKTECDHCGNQIRLVRIEAKVGNDTKVFCCEGCETVYSIINSLGGSYYYNLKGNTKLDPVRIEDSDADIENELVYEKFVRKSGDFSEVSIQITNIHCSACVWINEKVLNEEEGIISAQINFASGRARVRFDRSKIKISRILSLIRAIGYKPVLFSPTEGIVEKTKQLKTLLLRIGVAGFCFGNIMILSVALYSGYFTGIDLDIKRLFHYASWVFATPAYLYSGYPFMSGFLTSIKRRTLSMDFLLFLGISMAYFYSVYVTLTDVGEVYFDSVAMIYFFILIGKYFEEKARVFASDKLESILCKLPETSVRVTEAGEETIPSSEIKIGDTIRVAPGKRIPVDAILLSEHTYVDESFLTGESLPIRKKKGDTILAGSLAMDNPALIVAGSDYHASTLSSLKLRLEEALHLKPKLQILTERIASYFISVVFALAFLCFFAWYYVSGGNLEQSLVTTISVLIVACPCALGISVPTALVTNHILNADKGVLLKNPSVVEALAKANTIFLDKTGTLTEGKFLVRQVSVKDDHLPLVYRIEKEVNHPLAKSLVKYLQPFSSVTKRAESIILSNLENIPGRGVKAELEVNSNKLLVLIGNKTLLDSEKIPMENLPEGEGSMILLAVNGMYLGSFLLADEIRPGARSFVSLLKHFVPNISILSGDRFAAVKFIADSLGIEKYVSDLSPEDKSNLVSSAQKEGNVVIMVGDGINDSLSLAQANVSISHTEAEDLSLEKSDVVLTSGNLNGLVHSLLSAKKTREVILQNIIISFCYNSIMLPLAMFGLMLPVICAVFMACSSLTVLLNSLSIRFRIPQWKPST
- a CDS encoding FixH family protein, which encodes MMFKELHPSLRNAMYVVLFSFTALVAATFYTIRLTYKNFEPVMDKNYYEIGLNYEKAIENQKELLKQGYLIKTNWDSQTLLPMGESEISVQLEKNGTLTNQSAKSMTVFLERNATTKNTAQFQLKSTANGFVGKIPLLDKGTWNLRLVADIGGKSFEREGKISVK
- the ccoG gene encoding cytochrome c oxidase accessory protein CcoG produces the protein MIISRPQTGKVRTRRNFVMSFLVGLFLIAPWVVLPEGSPLIRLDIPHRVFHLFGGLFIPQEGLILWFFLLTMGLSLFFFTSVIGRVWCGWGCPQTIYTDLFDRIGRFVLDSKYGKKDASIVGKYTVYFLWIVVSFIASFHWIAYFVSPYVMLADFVNLSFINQTYFYFTLFFTAAMFIDIGFIREQFCRYACPYARFQTLLMDEHSWNVTYDFKRGEPRRDGKTKIGDCVACNMCVVVCPTGIDIRDGLQVGCVACGKCVDACTSIMARENKKTLIGYFSLKQIETGAKIKWIRPRTVIYAILLTVVITGAIIQLVTRTPMSMIAASNKSMPPILIPDNKIRAFVALRIQNIAPIEKEFQLSASDTRHGKEILIRSGEENNRFKLGSGEIKSISVVLETQSLTEQELNEGYLPGSIVLKNAEDPDERLEKKLSLTLPRR
- a CDS encoding c-type cytochrome — its product is MKEPKEVDGIFQADNPMPTWWKLVWLISIIVSIGYVVYFHWYSEWPQEVAFEKEVAEHEAQFPAKQAVVVNTEDGSNPYRDDAVAIKEGEGTYKQICSACHGPTAEGAVGPSLVDKDWIHGNTDKEVFNNIMKGIGPERQKLNRGGMPAWEGLGAEKVYAVMAWLATKNSSLVKAK